The Deinococcus sp. AJ005 genome includes a window with the following:
- a CDS encoding ABC transporter ATP-binding protein, with translation MTAFQGQELVIENLAAGYGKIQVLWDVSVRVGPGEFVAMIGANGAGKTTTLRAVSGVVRPSGGSIRLGGHDITRATPTQIVSLGLGHVPEGRELFGLMTVRENLELGAAMRPEARAKQAQTLEHVYSLFPRLAERAGQLAGTLSGGEQQMVAVGRALMGRPSVLVVDEPSLGLSPLMTQTVFGALKAVHAEGVSVLLVEQNVGLSLKLAQRAYVLENGEVVKEGTGAALLADPGVREAYLAL, from the coding sequence ATGACCGCCTTTCAGGGCCAGGAACTGGTGATTGAAAACCTTGCTGCTGGCTACGGCAAGATTCAGGTGCTGTGGGACGTCAGCGTGCGCGTCGGTCCAGGCGAGTTCGTCGCCATGATCGGGGCAAATGGCGCGGGCAAGACCACCACGCTGCGGGCGGTCAGTGGAGTGGTACGGCCCAGCGGCGGCAGCATCCGCCTGGGCGGGCACGACATCACCCGCGCCACGCCGACGCAGATTGTGAGCCTGGGCCTGGGCCACGTTCCGGAAGGACGCGAACTGTTCGGCCTGATGACCGTGCGCGAGAACCTGGAACTGGGCGCGGCCATGCGGCCCGAGGCACGCGCGAAACAGGCGCAGACGCTGGAACATGTCTACTCGCTGTTTCCCCGTCTGGCCGAACGCGCCGGGCAACTGGCCGGAACGCTGTCGGGCGGTGAGCAGCAGATGGTGGCCGTGGGCCGCGCCCTGATGGGCCGTCCCAGTGTGCTGGTGGTGGATGAACCCAGCCTGGGCCTCTCGCCCCTGATGACCCAGACCGTGTTCGGAGCGCTGAAAGCCGTCCATGCCGAGGGCGTCAGCGTTCTGCTGGTAGAACAGAATGTAGGTCTGAGCCTCAAGCTGGCGCAGCGGGCCTACGTGCTGGAAAACGGCGAGGTGGTCAAGGAGGGCACAGGCGCGGCGCTGCTGGCCGATCCGGGGGTGCGGGAAGCGTATCTGGCGCTGTGA
- a CDS encoding branched-chain amino acid ABC transporter permease produces the protein MRADRLTPASKRQAARKPDITGVALVPLAIFFALALAFPFLPLGDRGAFLLQIGFFTLVAGIMALSWDILARSGQVSLAHAAFYGLGAYGYALLLKTGLAWPLAMPLAALGAGVISLVLGAVTMRLSGMYFAIATLAFTEVVRTIVQNLPESVAGGANGLLVPALLGGDSRGQYLLALLLLALTAGVSLAVRTGRLHHAFAAIRQGEETARVLGVSTVRYKLAAFFISSFLAALAGVLYAGKTFFISPLDTFSLANSIAPLTTSIFGGLYTTLGPILGATVLRVAEEALHNVVKNGYLVVYGLVLMLSILWLPRGLMGLFRRGRHGGDV, from the coding sequence ATGAGGGCTGACCGCCTGACGCCCGCCTCCAAACGGCAGGCCGCTCGCAAACCGGACATCACCGGCGTGGCGCTGGTGCCGCTGGCAATTTTCTTCGCCCTGGCCCTGGCCTTTCCCTTCCTGCCACTGGGCGACAGGGGGGCCTTCCTACTGCAAATCGGCTTCTTCACGCTAGTGGCCGGGATCATGGCGCTGTCGTGGGACATTCTGGCCCGCAGTGGGCAGGTCAGCTTGGCGCACGCGGCGTTCTACGGGCTGGGCGCTTACGGTTATGCGCTGCTGCTGAAAACGGGTCTGGCCTGGCCGCTGGCAATGCCCCTGGCGGCGCTGGGTGCGGGCGTGATCAGCCTCGTGCTGGGCGCGGTGACCATGCGCCTGAGCGGCATGTACTTCGCCATCGCCACCCTGGCCTTTACGGAGGTGGTGCGGACGATCGTCCAGAACCTGCCGGAAAGCGTGGCGGGCGGCGCAAACGGGCTGCTGGTTCCAGCGCTGCTGGGCGGCGATTCGCGCGGGCAGTACCTGCTGGCCCTGCTGCTGCTGGCGCTGACGGCAGGGGTGAGTCTGGCGGTGCGCACAGGGCGCCTGCACCACGCTTTTGCCGCTATCCGGCAGGGCGAGGAAACGGCGCGCGTGCTGGGCGTATCCACCGTGCGCTACAAGCTGGCGGCCTTCTTCATCTCCAGCTTTCTGGCGGCGCTGGCGGGCGTGCTGTATGCGGGCAAGACTTTCTTTATCAGCCCGCTGGACACTTTCAGCCTCGCCAATTCCATCGCGCCGCTGACCACCAGCATTTTCGGCGGCCTGTACACCACGCTGGGGCCGATCCTGGGTGCCACCGTGCTGCGCGTGGCCGAGGAAGCGCTGCACAACGTCGTCAAGAACGGTTATCTGGTGGTCTACGGACTTGTACTGATGCTGAGCATCCTGTGGCTGCCGCGAGGATTGATGGGCCTGTTCCGGCGCGGACGGCACGGGGGCGACGTATGA
- a CDS encoding BTAD domain-containing putative transcriptional regulator produces MTLNWRDLTSRRRARMPAVRGALARPRLQAVMDTARVLVLVAPAGYGKTTALAGSMASGAHAWLTLDADDADPQVLAAGLALAAEGLPGGAVAAELLDAGASPRRVAARVADLLDACGGLLVLDEAQYLSGECGGGGAVGDLLRELLGGGGPGTTAGRLALLSRVPLALPELARLDAAGEVTRLGTADLAFTRQEVGGLLRAGGLTPTDAEVRLAHTVTEGWPIAVRFLAQAVAQGRVQLDALADLDGGEAQLGTLFAYLASEVLGPLDPALRGVLTRGSLFEELTPELAREVLAEPDGAALLEALASGGTFLTRSDHLAGSEGAVYRAHPLLRAHLRAGLSGSEIQELASRGAAYFESTGRPRRALAAHLLSGDTGRSAALLSVYGAGWLDQGRAGLIERSLGRLPRVVWTPELHALAGDALRLSSRYGEALAEYEQATPLLRALGQVQVALDTVQPDAAWEALDVAATLAPDSPILRRMRAENLLNAGRLPEALALEPGLRNGARAALRSGDLDRALELALAAARGEAGGARAAQNHREGLLLASFVYALRGESALAAENARAGLAEGERLESPFVRSLALARLGHAGMTASDLEGARASYEHALTLAQHISGRLRVEPLMGLAALAGRAGDAQRAGVLKMEALTQAGGDGYMAGLLHLAAALGVQESGGVDEAGLDAAFTAFQTCGDTFGLACVALARFAADGSGELEAAHAAAHYPFLLARRGLLSPAASSPRRARLLAQLAHAQPELQAALLPIARELGYVQLPQPDQTPGFSVQISVLGRVSVTRSHETRARDWGRAKARDLLALLSVHGEGLPREAAQEALFPGADPGVGERNFRVTLHALGQVLEEGVTSGMFLERGDWIRLRSGPDLWIDLHAARALLDAQTGDAGRLKGLLALPERVADSDLGDVQHEAQRYAARLPDALAAEAEHALDGGNTELAARAAERALALDPAHEGAAHALMRTWHARSNAAAARRVYDQLRNALDELGLEPLPHTRALGGDSGKTPVRTPR; encoded by the coding sequence ATGACTCTCAACTGGCGTGACCTGACTTCGCGGCGGCGGGCGCGGATGCCTGCGGTGCGTGGCGCGCTGGCCCGGCCCCGCCTTCAGGCCGTGATGGACACGGCGCGGGTGCTGGTGCTGGTGGCCCCAGCAGGCTACGGCAAGACCACTGCGCTGGCCGGAAGCATGGCGAGTGGGGCACACGCCTGGCTGACCCTGGACGCCGACGACGCCGATCCACAGGTGCTGGCCGCCGGACTGGCCCTGGCCGCCGAGGGCCTGCCCGGCGGCGCGGTGGCGGCTGAGTTGCTGGACGCCGGAGCCTCTCCCCGCCGTGTGGCGGCTCGCGTGGCCGATCTGCTGGATGCCTGCGGTGGCCTCTTGGTGCTGGACGAGGCGCAGTACCTGAGTGGTGAGTGTGGGGGCGGTGGGGCCGTGGGCGACCTGCTGCGCGAGTTGCTGGGTGGCGGCGGCCCCGGCACCACGGCTGGGCGGCTGGCATTACTGTCGCGCGTGCCGCTGGCCCTGCCCGAACTGGCCCGGCTGGACGCAGCAGGCGAGGTCACACGGCTGGGCACTGCGGATCTGGCCTTCACCCGGCAGGAGGTGGGCGGGCTGTTGCGTGCTGGCGGCCTGACTCCCACCGATGCGGAGGTGCGGCTGGCCCACACCGTCACCGAGGGCTGGCCCATCGCGGTGCGTTTTCTGGCCCAGGCGGTAGCGCAGGGCCGCGTTCAACTGGACGCGCTCGCTGATCTGGACGGGGGTGAGGCGCAACTGGGAACGCTGTTTGCCTACCTGGCCTCCGAGGTGCTGGGACCGCTGGACCCGGCCCTGCGCGGCGTGCTGACACGCGGCAGCCTGTTTGAGGAACTGACGCCCGAACTGGCCCGCGAAGTGCTGGCTGAGCCGGACGGGGCGGCGCTGCTGGAAGCGCTGGCCAGCGGCGGCACCTTCCTGACGCGCTCGGATCATCTGGCGGGTTCGGAAGGGGCCGTCTACCGCGCCCACCCCCTGCTGCGCGCCCACCTGCGGGCCGGGCTGTCGGGCAGCGAGATTCAGGAGTTGGCGTCGCGTGGAGCAGCATACTTTGAGAGCACTGGGCGGCCCCGCCGGGCGCTGGCTGCACATCTTTTGTCGGGCGATACGGGGCGGTCGGCGGCGCTTCTCTCGGTGTACGGGGCGGGATGGCTGGACCAGGGCAGGGCCGGGCTGATTGAGCGCAGCCTGGGCCGCCTGCCCCGCGTGGTCTGGACGCCCGAATTGCACGCCCTGGCGGGAGACGCCCTGCGCCTGTCGTCGCGGTACGGCGAGGCGCTGGCCGAGTACGAACAGGCCACGCCACTGCTGCGGGCGCTGGGGCAGGTGCAGGTGGCGTTGGACACCGTGCAGCCGGACGCGGCCTGGGAAGCGCTGGATGTGGCGGCCACCCTGGCTCCCGACTCTCCCATACTCCGGCGCATGCGGGCCGAGAATCTATTGAACGCCGGGCGGCTGCCGGAGGCACTGGCGCTGGAACCCGGTCTGCGGAACGGGGCAAGAGCCGCCCTGCGTTCCGGCGATCTGGATCGGGCGCTGGAACTGGCGCTGGCGGCGGCACGGGGCGAGGCGGGGGGCGCGCGGGCCGCCCAGAACCACCGGGAGGGGCTACTGCTGGCTTCTTTCGTCTATGCCCTGCGTGGCGAGTCGGCGCTGGCCGCCGAGAACGCCCGCGCCGGACTGGCCGAGGGCGAGCGCCTGGAAAGCCCTTTCGTGCGTTCGCTGGCGCTGGCACGATTGGGCCATGCCGGGATGACGGCGAGCGATCTGGAGGGTGCGCGGGCCTCCTACGAACACGCCCTGACGCTGGCCCAGCACATTTCGGGCCGCCTGCGTGTGGAACCGCTGATGGGGCTGGCTGCGCTGGCCGGGCGGGCGGGCGACGCCCAGCGGGCCGGAGTGCTGAAAATGGAGGCGCTGACCCAGGCTGGAGGCGACGGTTACATGGCCGGGCTGCTGCATCTGGCGGCGGCGCTGGGTGTGCAGGAGTCGGGCGGCGTGGATGAGGCTGGGCTGGACGCAGCTTTCACCGCCTTCCAGACTTGCGGCGACACGTTCGGGCTGGCCTGCGTGGCGCTGGCCCGTTTCGCGGCGGATGGTAGCGGGGAGCTGGAGGCGGCCCACGCAGCGGCGCACTATCCGTTTCTCCTGGCCCGGCGCGGCCTGCTGTCGCCCGCCGCCAGTTCACCCAGGCGGGCGCGGCTGCTGGCGCAACTGGCACACGCACAGCCCGAACTTCAGGCGGCCCTGCTTCCCATTGCCCGCGAACTGGGCTATGTGCAGTTGCCCCAGCCCGATCAGACGCCCGGCTTCAGCGTCCAGATTTCTGTGCTGGGGCGAGTCTCGGTCACCCGCAGCCATGAGACGAGGGCGCGCGACTGGGGGCGGGCCAAGGCGCGTGATCTGCTGGCGCTGCTCTCGGTCCACGGTGAGGGCCTGCCCCGCGAGGCCGCGCAGGAAGCGCTGTTTCCAGGGGCTGATCCCGGCGTGGGCGAGCGCAATTTTCGCGTGACGTTGCACGCGCTGGGGCAGGTGCTGGAAGAGGGGGTGACCAGCGGCATGTTCCTGGAACGCGGCGACTGGATTCGCCTCCGGTCCGGCCCCGATCTGTGGATTGATCTGCACGCCGCCCGCGCGCTGCTGGACGCGCAGACTGGAGACGCCGGACGCCTGAAAGGTCTGCTGGCCCTGCCGGAGCGGGTGGCCGACTCTGACTTGGGCGACGTGCAGCATGAGGCCCAGCGTTACGCTGCCCGCCTGCCCGACGCGCTGGCTGCCGAGGCCGAGCATGCCCTGGATGGTGGCAACACCGAACTGGCCGCCCGTGCCGCCGAACGTGCGCTGGCCCTGGACCCCGCCCACGAGGGGGCCGCCCACGCCCTGATGCGCACCTGGCACGCACGCAGCAACGCCGCCGCCGCCCGCCGCGTTTACGATCAACTCCGCAACGCTCTGGATGAACTGGGCTTGGAGCCGCTGCCACACACACGGGCGCTGGGCGGGGATAGTGGGAAAACTCCGGTCCGAACGCCCCGGTAA
- a CDS encoding ABC transporter permease, protein MTTTVSKTPRPEKRRLPAPLRRFLGNKLAVIGLFVLLIFAVSALLAPWVAPFDPAQIFFSDLRAAPGTAHLFGADELGRDILSRVVYGARVSLSAGLISVTLALVFGGGIGLVAGYIGGWVDDVLMRVVDALLALPFLVLAIALAAILGPSLQNTMIAIAIVTAPAFARITRGEVLSQRERDYVQAAQALGAGDGRLITRHLLPNISGALIVQTSLAIANAILAEASLSFLGLGIQPPAPSWGSMLNAARGYLTDAPWMALFPGLAIFLAVLAFNLIGDGLREALDPRGRVG, encoded by the coding sequence ATGACGACAACAGTTTCCAAGACTCCACGCCCGGAGAAGCGGCGGTTGCCTGCGCCATTGCGGCGTTTTCTGGGCAACAAACTGGCCGTCATCGGCCTGTTCGTGCTGTTGATCTTCGCGGTCTCAGCGCTGCTGGCCCCCTGGGTGGCTCCCTTTGACCCCGCGCAGATCTTCTTCTCCGATTTGCGGGCCGCTCCCGGCACGGCACACCTGTTCGGGGCCGATGAGCTGGGGCGCGACATTCTCTCGCGGGTGGTGTACGGGGCGCGGGTGTCCCTGAGCGCCGGGCTGATCTCGGTGACGCTGGCCCTGGTGTTTGGCGGCGGTATCGGCCTCGTCGCCGGCTACATCGGCGGCTGGGTGGACGACGTGCTGATGCGTGTGGTGGACGCGCTGCTGGCACTGCCGTTTCTGGTGCTGGCGATTGCACTGGCAGCCATCCTCGGCCCCAGCTTGCAGAACACCATGATCGCCATCGCCATCGTGACTGCGCCTGCCTTTGCCCGTATCACGCGCGGCGAGGTGCTGTCGCAGCGCGAGCGCGATTACGTTCAGGCCGCACAGGCACTGGGCGCGGGCGACGGACGCCTGATTACCCGCCACCTGCTGCCCAACATCAGTGGGGCGCTGATCGTGCAGACCTCGCTGGCCATCGCCAACGCGATCCTGGCCGAGGCCAGCCTGTCGTTTCTGGGCCTGGGCATTCAACCGCCCGCGCCCAGTTGGGGGTCCATGCTCAATGCAGCGCGCGGTTACCTGACCGACGCGCCGTGGATGGCCCTGTTTCCTGGCCTTGCCATTTTCCTGGCGGTGCTGGCCTTCAACCTGATCGGTGACGGGTTGCGGGAAGCGCTCGATCCGCGCGGGCGGGTGGGGTAA
- a CDS encoding ABC transporter permease gives MAVFALRRLLSSIPTLLIVTVIIFVMVKLLPGDPARLILGQEATPQALAELRRSLGLDRSLLQQYLSWLAGAVRLDFGTSLTDNSSVSKLIAQKLPVTLELSLFAMLISLLISLPAGILSAMRRNTWVDRVLTLLALSGISLPNFFLGILLIYLFSIQLAWIPASGYTSLLENPGRNLLLLLLPAVTLGVGSGAVLTRYLRSSLSETLTQDYVRTAHAKGLTARQVTSKHALRNALIPFLTAFGLQLGGLLGGAVITEQIFSIPGFGRLLVDAVFTRDLPVIQGVVLVSAVAVFLVSFLVDLGYAAVDPRIRYN, from the coding sequence GTGGCTGTTTTCGCGTTACGCCGTTTGCTGTCGTCCATTCCTACTTTGCTGATCGTCACGGTGATCATCTTCGTGATGGTCAAGCTGCTGCCCGGCGACCCGGCCCGGCTGATCCTGGGTCAGGAAGCCACGCCGCAGGCCCTGGCTGAACTGCGCCGTTCGCTGGGCCTGGACCGCTCGCTGTTGCAGCAATATCTGAGCTGGCTGGCGGGGGCCGTGCGGCTGGATTTTGGCACCAGCCTGACCGACAACAGCAGCGTGAGCAAACTGATCGCCCAGAAACTGCCGGTGACCCTGGAACTCTCGCTGTTCGCCATGCTGATCTCGCTGCTGATTTCCCTGCCTGCCGGGATTCTCAGCGCGATGCGGCGCAACACCTGGGTGGACCGGGTGCTGACGCTGCTGGCGCTGTCGGGCATCAGCCTGCCCAACTTCTTTCTGGGCATCCTGCTGATCTACCTGTTCAGTATCCAGTTGGCCTGGATTCCGGCGAGCGGTTACACCAGTCTGCTGGAGAATCCGGGGCGCAACCTGCTGCTGCTGCTGCTGCCTGCCGTCACGCTGGGCGTCGGCTCAGGGGCGGTGCTGACGCGTTATCTGCGCTCCAGCCTCAGCGAGACGCTGACGCAGGATTACGTGCGAACCGCCCACGCCAAAGGCCTCACGGCGCGGCAGGTCACTTCCAAACACGCCCTCAGGAATGCGCTGATTCCCTTTCTGACCGCTTTCGGCCTGCAACTGGGCGGCCTGCTGGGCGGAGCGGTGATCACCGAGCAGATTTTTAGCATTCCCGGCTTCGGGCGGCTGCTGGTAGACGCCGTCTTCACCCGTGACCTGCCCGTGATTCAGGGCGTGGTGCTGGTCTCAGCAGTGGCGGTCTTCCTGGTCAGCTTCCTGGTGGATCTGGGCTACGCGGCGGTAGACCCACGCATCCGGTACAACTGA
- a CDS encoding branched-chain amino acid ABC transporter permease codes for MDLFLQTLLNGMLQSGIYALVASGLALAVGVVGIVNFAHGEFLMIGAFMAWAASAFLGIDPLLSLPIVAVAVFGVGALTYRVSIRHVLLAPELNQMLLTFGLGILLQNLALMLLGGNTRTVTTPYQASSLNIGELSIGGPKAIAFGLAVVLLGALYFMLYRTVLGRQMRAVAQNRRGAQLIGIPVDRVYLIAFGVSCGLAAVAGVLVSVLLFASPTVGLVFALKAFAIIVMAGLGNLTGVLWASVILGLSEALVQTYVPGGGGWSDAVFFLMIFGTLVIRSFRKAA; via the coding sequence ATGGATCTCTTTTTACAAACCCTGCTCAACGGCATGTTGCAGAGCGGGATTTACGCACTGGTGGCCTCCGGGCTGGCACTGGCGGTGGGCGTGGTGGGCATCGTCAACTTCGCTCACGGCGAGTTTCTGATGATCGGCGCGTTCATGGCCTGGGCGGCCAGCGCCTTTCTGGGCATCGATCCGCTGCTGTCACTGCCCATCGTGGCAGTGGCGGTGTTCGGCGTGGGCGCACTGACCTACCGCGTCAGCATCCGGCATGTGCTGCTGGCCCCGGAACTCAACCAGATGCTGCTGACCTTCGGGCTGGGCATCCTGCTGCAAAATCTGGCGCTGATGCTGCTGGGCGGTAACACCCGCACCGTCACCACGCCGTATCAGGCCAGCAGCCTCAACATCGGCGAGCTGAGCATCGGCGGCCCCAAGGCGATTGCCTTCGGGCTGGCGGTGGTGCTGCTGGGCGCGCTGTACTTCATGCTGTACCGCACGGTGCTGGGCCGTCAGATGCGGGCCGTGGCACAGAACCGCCGGGGCGCGCAACTGATCGGGATTCCAGTAGACCGCGTCTATCTCATTGCCTTCGGCGTGTCGTGCGGGCTGGCGGCGGTGGCCGGGGTGCTGGTCAGCGTGCTGCTGTTCGCCTCGCCCACCGTGGGACTGGTCTTCGCGCTGAAAGCCTTTGCCATCATCGTCATGGCGGGGCTGGGCAACCTGACCGGCGTGCTGTGGGCCTCCGTCATTCTGGGCCTGTCGGAAGCGCTGGTGCAGACCTACGTGCCAGGGGGCGGCGGCTGGAGCGACGCCGTGTTCTTCCTGATGATTTTCGGCACGCTGGTGATCCGCTCGTTCAGGAAGGCCGCATGA
- a CDS encoding 3-hydroxybutyrate dehydrogenase, with amino-acid sequence MTTSTEQRTALVTGGTGGIGLAIARRLQADGLRVAVLDLDQTEGREIAAEHDLTFIGADLGKREDCRRAVDEMVAALGGLDVLVNNAGFQHIAPVADFPEDTWDAMLRVMLTAPFLLSRYAWPHLTRGGQGRIINISSIHGHVASPFKSAYVSAKHGLIGLTRTAALEAGDQGLTVNAICPGYVRTPLVTGQMADQARTRGISIEEVEQKVMLESAAIKQLLNPEDIAALASYVASPAAWGMTGAVLDLDLGWTAR; translated from the coding sequence ATGACAACATCCACGGAACAGAGAACCGCGCTGGTCACGGGCGGGACCGGTGGCATCGGCCTCGCCATCGCACGCCGATTGCAGGCCGACGGGTTACGGGTGGCCGTCCTTGATCTGGACCAAACCGAAGGACGGGAGATCGCCGCCGAACACGATCTGACGTTCATCGGGGCGGACCTGGGGAAACGCGAGGACTGCCGCCGCGCCGTTGACGAGATGGTGGCCGCGCTGGGCGGACTGGACGTGCTGGTCAACAACGCGGGCTTTCAGCACATCGCCCCGGTGGCCGATTTCCCCGAGGACACCTGGGACGCCATGCTGCGCGTGATGCTGACCGCGCCCTTTTTGCTGTCCAGATATGCCTGGCCGCACCTGACGCGGGGTGGTCAGGGCCGGATTATCAATATCTCCAGCATTCACGGCCACGTTGCCAGCCCCTTCAAGAGCGCGTACGTCAGTGCCAAGCACGGGCTGATCGGCCTGACGCGCACGGCGGCGCTGGAAGCGGGGGATCAGGGGCTGACGGTCAACGCCATCTGCCCTGGCTACGTGCGAACGCCGCTGGTCACGGGTCAGATGGCCGATCAGGCGCGCACGCGCGGCATCAGCATTGAGGAAGTGGAGCAGAAGGTGATGCTGGAAAGCGCGGCCATCAAGCAACTGCTGAATCCCGAGGACATCGCTGCTCTTGCCAGCTATGTGGCCAGCCCCGCCGCCTGGGGCATGACCGGGGCCGTGCTGGACCTGGATCTGGGTTGGACGGCGCGGTAG
- a CDS encoding ABC transporter ATP-binding protein — MTGQVVLRADSLSKRFGGLQAVQNVTFDHYDGEILAVIGPNGAGKTTLLNLLSGVYRPSSGRLELLGQDVTHAPMEHRCHAGLGRAFQVVRPFPEMTVHENVTVGALFGQPGTKLPQARERAYDLLERTGLADQAARAAHELTLLQDKRMEIARALATGPRVLLLDEVMAGLRPGEAAEAVELIRSVRADGVSVLFIEHIMPVVRDLADRVVVMDQGQVIAHGTYREVTAHPQVVAAYLGTEEGLGA, encoded by the coding sequence ATGACGGGTCAGGTTGTTCTGCGGGCCGATAGCCTGAGCAAACGCTTCGGCGGTTTGCAGGCCGTCCAGAACGTGACCTTTGACCACTACGACGGCGAGATCCTGGCAGTCATCGGACCGAACGGGGCGGGCAAGACCACCCTTCTCAACCTGCTGTCGGGGGTCTACCGGCCCAGTTCCGGGCGGCTGGAACTGCTGGGGCAAGACGTCACGCACGCGCCGATGGAACACCGCTGCCACGCCGGGCTGGGCCGCGCCTTTCAGGTGGTGCGCCCTTTCCCGGAGATGACCGTTCACGAAAACGTGACGGTGGGCGCACTGTTCGGGCAGCCCGGTACAAAGTTGCCGCAGGCCCGCGAACGTGCCTATGACCTGCTGGAACGCACTGGACTGGCCGATCAGGCCGCCCGAGCCGCTCATGAGCTGACGCTGTTGCAGGACAAGCGCATGGAGATCGCCCGCGCCCTGGCGACGGGTCCCCGCGTGCTGCTGCTGGACGAGGTGATGGCCGGTCTGCGCCCCGGCGAGGCCGCCGAAGCCGTGGAATTGATACGAAGCGTGCGCGCCGATGGTGTCAGCGTGCTGTTTATTGAACACATCATGCCGGTGGTACGCGATCTGGCAGACCGCGTGGTGGTCATGGATCAGGGTCAGGTCATTGCCCACGGCACCTACCGTGAGGTCACGGCGCACCCGCAGGTGGTGGCCGCGTACCTGGGCACGGAAGAGGGGCTGGGAGCATGA